One region of Alcanivorax sediminis genomic DNA includes:
- a CDS encoding efflux RND transporter periplasmic adaptor subunit, translating into MNKRTILVVEIAVVGLALLLWWWSSAEPDSQAISEDDFTRAGPYLVAVTVTPGKPVVGENQLQILVRDKNGQPLSGARVRAVGEMPAMGAMPPMYAAADITEVSPGHYAGSFELAMAGEWPLAVDIAQGENHVDLTFDMATGRKGLRLVTATPAGDVAYHTCSMHPSVKSATPGTCPICGMDLVPVTREEINSGSIRVEEGRRQAIGVRTDTVKREVVSLPIRLQGQLAYDESRLTDISLRFDAWIGEVNVTDEGQAISQGEPLFTVYSPELLTLQEDYLRARRSGNARLLSAARQRLLRSGVTRQQLEWLAKQGKAQDYFPILAPASGVVIEKNMVSGSAIKRGETLLRLADMSTLWVEAFAYEQDLPLLAVGQQAHVRIGGQGTITATVAHIDPFLQRDTRTARVRLALDNESGSYQEGQFAQVDLLLPLGEQVVVPEDALLVSGDKRIVFKDLGDGRLKPVRVRTGYRVGDRIVIRHGLEEGDAIVTAGTFLIASESKLKTGVDQW; encoded by the coding sequence ATGAATAAGCGTACGATTTTGGTCGTTGAGATAGCGGTTGTGGGGCTGGCCCTGTTGCTCTGGTGGTGGAGTTCTGCTGAGCCTGACAGTCAGGCCATAAGCGAAGACGATTTTACCCGTGCCGGCCCCTATCTGGTTGCCGTTACCGTGACACCCGGCAAGCCGGTGGTGGGCGAAAACCAGTTACAGATTCTGGTTCGTGACAAGAACGGCCAGCCGCTTAGTGGCGCAAGGGTAAGGGCGGTAGGGGAAATGCCGGCCATGGGTGCCATGCCTCCCATGTATGCTGCGGCAGACATTACTGAAGTGTCTCCGGGACATTACGCCGGTAGCTTCGAGCTGGCCATGGCCGGGGAATGGCCTTTGGCGGTGGATATCGCCCAGGGCGAAAACCATGTGGATCTGACTTTCGATATGGCCACCGGCCGAAAAGGGCTTCGGCTGGTCACGGCCACGCCTGCGGGAGATGTGGCTTATCACACCTGTTCAATGCACCCCTCGGTGAAATCGGCCACGCCGGGCACCTGTCCCATTTGTGGCATGGATCTGGTGCCGGTCACCCGTGAGGAAATCAACAGCGGCAGCATTCGCGTTGAGGAAGGCCGTCGTCAGGCCATCGGCGTCAGGACCGATACGGTCAAACGCGAAGTCGTGTCCCTGCCGATACGTTTGCAGGGGCAGCTTGCCTATGACGAAAGCCGGTTAACCGATATCAGCCTGCGGTTCGACGCCTGGATTGGTGAGGTTAATGTCACTGATGAAGGGCAGGCAATCTCACAGGGGGAGCCGCTGTTTACCGTCTACAGTCCCGAGCTTTTGACCCTTCAGGAAGACTATCTACGCGCACGGCGTAGCGGTAATGCCCGGTTGCTATCGGCGGCCCGCCAGCGGTTGCTGCGATCCGGCGTGACCCGCCAGCAACTGGAATGGCTGGCGAAGCAGGGCAAGGCACAGGACTATTTTCCGATCCTGGCTCCGGCTTCTGGCGTGGTGATTGAGAAGAACATGGTGTCAGGTTCCGCCATCAAGCGGGGAGAAACACTGCTGCGCCTGGCGGATATGTCGACGCTGTGGGTAGAAGCGTTTGCCTATGAGCAGGACTTGCCGCTGTTGGCAGTAGGCCAGCAGGCACATGTCCGTATCGGCGGCCAAGGCACGATCACCGCTACCGTTGCCCATATCGATCCGTTTCTGCAGCGAGATACCCGTACGGCGCGGGTGCGCCTGGCGCTGGATAATGAAAGCGGTAGCTACCAGGAAGGCCAGTTTGCGCAGGTGGATCTGTTGCTTCCCCTCGGCGAGCAAGTGGTGGTGCCGGAAGATGCGCTGCTGGTGTCCGGTGACAAGCGCATCGTCTTCAAGGACCTGGGAGACGGGCGACTGAAACCGGTTAGGGTACGCACAGGTTACCGTGTCGGCGATCGCATTGTGATTCGTCACGGCCTGGAAGAGGGGGATGCCATCGTCACCGCCGGAACCTTCCTGATCGCCTCCGAAAGCAAACTGAAAACGGGGGTGGATCAATGGTGA
- a CDS encoding TolC family protein → MQHPFSVPFARWWLLLAGLVIASPGWADEACVKLATTTEGVVKQALTCNLTQQAFSARQQAAQYRSEASGRLDDLRLSVSVAPNTFGNDQLDDGYIVELSQPLPWPGTLNLDRQLADDRTASIQALTAHHQVELARQLRLALARREYRRQRLAINRENQRLWQLLIGTLEDRYASGTASRSALLQAQHERHLLMENAIQLQAALERDNSHIRQTLNLPAETVFVDLEKDQVPTITDGQLAERLSMLEQQPQIRALQAEQSQKQHELERIRKQRYPNFSLMTRYNSLWMNDDQRWVVGVGINLPLDQGGRSRQEEALRADQQALDWEQRDRLLAIREQLAQAASHYREAGKRLQLYANELMPLARENLATSRDAFRSGEADFQSILTAQRQLLITQEHQAQADYQQRTGFAQLTAAAGLVFVSDWQSKNHIENGGHHE, encoded by the coding sequence ATGCAACACCCTTTTTCCGTACCGTTTGCCCGGTGGTGGCTACTGCTTGCCGGCCTCGTTATTGCCTCGCCCGGCTGGGCAGACGAGGCCTGTGTAAAACTGGCGACCACCACCGAGGGCGTGGTGAAGCAAGCCCTGACCTGCAACCTCACGCAACAGGCATTCTCGGCCCGGCAGCAGGCAGCGCAGTACCGAAGCGAAGCCAGTGGTCGCCTGGACGATCTCCGCTTGTCTGTCAGTGTCGCGCCCAACACCTTTGGGAATGATCAACTCGACGATGGTTATATCGTCGAGCTCAGCCAGCCCTTGCCCTGGCCCGGCACACTGAACCTGGATCGCCAACTGGCCGATGACCGGACTGCCAGTATTCAGGCCTTGACCGCTCACCATCAGGTAGAACTGGCCCGGCAGCTGCGGTTGGCGCTGGCGCGCCGGGAATATCGCCGACAGCGGCTGGCTATCAACCGGGAAAACCAGAGACTCTGGCAGCTGTTGATCGGCACTCTGGAAGACCGCTATGCAAGCGGTACGGCCAGCCGCTCGGCGTTGCTGCAGGCACAGCATGAGCGGCACCTGCTCATGGAGAACGCCATCCAATTGCAAGCTGCGCTGGAGCGGGACAACAGTCACATTCGGCAAACGTTGAATTTGCCGGCTGAAACGGTGTTTGTGGATCTGGAGAAGGATCAGGTCCCGACGATTACCGATGGGCAGCTAGCCGAGCGGTTATCCATGCTGGAACAGCAGCCGCAAATTCGTGCGTTACAAGCGGAGCAATCACAGAAACAGCATGAGCTGGAGCGGATCAGGAAACAGCGCTATCCGAATTTTTCCCTGATGACCCGCTACAACAGCCTGTGGATGAACGACGACCAGCGCTGGGTGGTAGGCGTTGGCATCAATCTTCCTCTGGATCAGGGCGGGCGAAGCCGCCAGGAGGAGGCCCTTCGCGCTGACCAGCAGGCGCTGGACTGGGAGCAACGTGACCGTCTGCTGGCCATCCGGGAGCAGCTGGCCCAGGCGGCCAGCCATTACCGGGAAGCCGGCAAGCGCTTGCAACTCTATGCCAACGAGCTGATGCCGCTGGCCCGCGAAAATCTGGCGACCAGCCGGGATGCTTTTCGCAGCGGGGAGGCGGATTTTCAGAGCATTCTCACTGCCCAACGGCAATTGCTGATCACCCAGGAACACCAGGCCCAGGCGGACTACCAGCAACGTACCGGTTTTGCCCAGCTTACAGCCGCCGCAGGCCTGGTTTTCGTATCCGATTGGCAATCCAAAAACCACATCGAGAATGGTGGCCACCATGAATAA
- a CDS encoding SDR family oxidoreductase codes for MSITLNGAVACVTGGGRGIGEATARLLAERGAIVIIGDIDLDAAQAVAKTLSGAKAVKLDVADPESFENFLTEARKMGPIDLLVNNAGIMRTGEFVKLDLAALHREMAINTGGVINGMRLVLPEMLARSYGHIVNVSSMAGKMTCSGASVYTASKFAVAGLSRSVRAEIAGSGVTITTVMPSAVETELTAGMNIRGIPKAKPSEIADEVVASCRHGHPEVTMPKWLFPVGTIEQALPEKLGNWIKRAVGAQERIAPDNEQTRKYQERVSRS; via the coding sequence ATGTCCATCACGCTGAATGGTGCCGTTGCCTGTGTTACGGGCGGCGGCAGGGGGATCGGTGAGGCTACGGCAAGGTTACTGGCGGAACGCGGGGCCATTGTCATAATTGGTGATATTGACCTGGATGCAGCACAGGCTGTGGCGAAGACTCTGTCGGGAGCAAAGGCTGTCAAACTTGATGTGGCAGACCCTGAATCCTTTGAGAACTTTTTGACCGAAGCCCGCAAAATGGGCCCCATCGATCTGCTGGTTAACAATGCGGGGATCATGCGTACAGGTGAGTTTGTCAAACTGGATCTTGCAGCTTTACATCGGGAGATGGCCATCAATACCGGTGGGGTAATCAACGGCATGCGACTGGTGCTCCCCGAAATGCTGGCGCGCAGTTATGGTCATATTGTGAATGTCTCTTCAATGGCCGGGAAGATGACATGCTCGGGGGCTTCGGTTTATACCGCAAGCAAGTTTGCGGTGGCAGGGCTGTCTCGATCTGTGCGAGCTGAAATTGCCGGTTCAGGGGTAACGATCACCACCGTTATGCCATCAGCCGTCGAGACAGAGCTCACCGCAGGCATGAATATTCGCGGGATTCCAAAGGCGAAGCCTTCCGAAATTGCGGATGAAGTGGTTGCATCCTGTCGGCACGGTCATCCTGAGGTCACCATGCCAAAATGGCTCTTCCCGGTTGGCACTATCGAACAGGCTCTTCCAGAAAAGCTGGGTAACTGGATCAAGAGAGCCGTTGGGGCGCAGGAACGAATCGCGCCGGATAATGAACAAACGAGAAAGTACCAGGAGCGTGTGTCTCGGTCATGA
- a CDS encoding TetR/AcrR family transcriptional regulator — MSAPPTRPFQGQTAENRVKTRRKQLLDQAYLIIANEGWRKLSIQKLCADAGLNKRYFYESFDSLDALAAALIDTLAEDLIHIGQSAALSGWQEGMETLPLARHVLDRCIGWMVEEPARARLLFSSASENPEALLQRKMIIRKMAQVLSAFSIQYHGAGQPLPIAHVGSALLIGGTLEAVMTWLDDDVEVSKEEFVEDIASFWVAVGDSAVALARSRGITPQP; from the coding sequence ATGAGCGCGCCCCCAACACGTCCGTTTCAGGGCCAGACAGCAGAGAATCGAGTCAAGACTCGACGCAAACAGCTGCTGGATCAGGCTTATCTGATTATCGCCAATGAGGGATGGAGAAAACTCTCCATCCAGAAGCTGTGTGCCGATGCCGGACTCAACAAGCGCTACTTTTATGAGAGCTTTGATAGTCTGGACGCATTAGCTGCGGCCTTGATCGATACGTTGGCCGAAGATCTCATCCATATTGGCCAAAGCGCGGCCCTTTCAGGTTGGCAAGAAGGGATGGAAACACTCCCGCTGGCCCGTCATGTGCTGGACCGCTGTATTGGCTGGATGGTCGAGGAACCTGCACGCGCCCGTCTGCTTTTCTCTTCAGCCTCTGAAAACCCGGAAGCGTTGCTTCAGCGCAAAATGATTATTCGCAAAATGGCCCAAGTCCTCTCTGCTTTCAGTATCCAGTACCACGGCGCGGGTCAGCCACTGCCCATTGCCCATGTGGGCTCCGCGCTCCTGATTGGCGGCACCCTCGAGGCAGTAATGACCTGGCTGGATGACGATGTTGAGGTGTCAAAGGAAGAATTTGTCGAAGATATTGCCAGCTTCTGGGTGGCCGTTGGCGACAGCGCTGTGGCCCTGGCGCGGAGTCGAGGTATCACGCCGCAGCCATAG
- a CDS encoding saccharopine dehydrogenase family protein codes for MSQEQQQTQWMIYGANGYTGELIAREAVKRGLTPLLAGRSLNKVTPLAKELGLKAVGFSLDDVATASQQIQGMSLVLNCAGPFSATAEPMMKACIAASAHYLDITGEIAVFELAQSLDDQARSAGIVLCPGVGFDVIPTDCVAASLKAALPDATHLALGFDSRSGFSPGTAKTSVEGLAQGGKVRRDGKIVTVPLAYEVRNIDFGDGAKDAMTIPWGDVSTAYHSTGIPNIEVFIPGSPRMINGAKRANYIRPILGFNWVQKLIKARIEKTVTGPDEATRARMPTFVWGEATNARGEKKTARIRTANGYSLTITGSLAVVEHLISNTTTGGAYTPSKLVGADLVSRLPESSELVIS; via the coding sequence ATGAGTCAGGAACAACAGCAAACCCAGTGGATGATTTACGGTGCCAATGGTTATACCGGCGAGTTGATTGCCCGTGAGGCGGTGAAGCGCGGCCTGACTCCCCTGCTCGCCGGCCGCAGTCTCAACAAAGTGACGCCGCTGGCTAAAGAACTGGGACTCAAGGCCGTTGGGTTTAGTCTCGATGATGTGGCCACGGCGTCACAACAGATTCAGGGCATGTCGCTGGTGCTCAATTGTGCCGGCCCCTTTTCTGCTACTGCCGAACCGATGATGAAGGCGTGCATAGCAGCCTCCGCGCACTACCTGGACATTACCGGCGAGATTGCCGTGTTCGAACTGGCGCAGTCACTGGACGACCAGGCCCGCTCTGCCGGCATTGTGCTGTGCCCGGGTGTCGGTTTCGATGTGATTCCCACGGACTGTGTGGCGGCTTCCCTTAAAGCCGCCCTGCCCGATGCGACCCATCTTGCACTGGGCTTTGATTCACGCTCCGGTTTCTCGCCAGGTACCGCCAAGACTTCAGTGGAAGGCCTTGCCCAGGGAGGCAAGGTTCGCCGTGATGGCAAGATCGTCACCGTTCCCCTCGCCTATGAAGTACGTAATATCGATTTCGGCGACGGCGCCAAGGATGCCATGACCATCCCCTGGGGTGATGTCTCCACGGCTTACCACAGCACGGGCATTCCCAATATCGAGGTCTTTATTCCAGGCTCACCACGCATGATCAACGGCGCGAAGCGCGCCAACTACATCCGCCCTATTCTTGGTTTCAACTGGGTTCAGAAGCTGATCAAGGCCCGCATTGAGAAAACCGTAACCGGCCCCGACGAAGCGACTCGCGCCCGCATGCCGACGTTTGTCTGGGGCGAAGCCACCAATGCCCGTGGCGAGAAGAAAACCGCCCGTATCCGAACGGCCAATGGCTACAGCCTGACCATCACCGGATCACTGGCAGTGGTGGAGCACCTGATTAGCAACACTACCACCGGTGGCGCCTATACACCGTCAAAACTGGTAGGAGCGGATCTTGTCAGCCGACTGCCTGAATCCAGCGAGCTGGTTATCAGCTGA
- a CDS encoding oxidoreductase, with the protein MKKVTWTPEDMPALDDKIVVITGANSGLGLESARLMAARGAQIIMACRSQEKASAAKQDILDQVPDAKLDIMALDLASQKSIQLFAARFKQSYPRLDILMNNAGLMAPPLSHTEDGFEMQFGTNHLGHFALTGLLLDHLEKADAPRIITVSSVAHNVGNIYFDNLNAEKRYSRWFFYGQSKLANLVFARDLHRRLKAAGSKIQSFAVHPGYSDTNLQSTSGVNIFNRFFAQPQHMGCYPSLYAATSDEVRSGEYYGPNGHFELGGYPAKARVRKRAQKARLSQKLWKVSEEMTGVAYLSGL; encoded by the coding sequence ATGAAAAAAGTCACCTGGACACCCGAAGACATGCCCGCCCTGGACGACAAGATCGTGGTGATTACAGGTGCCAACAGCGGGCTGGGGCTGGAATCAGCTCGGTTGATGGCAGCAAGGGGCGCCCAGATCATCATGGCCTGCCGCTCACAAGAAAAAGCGTCAGCTGCGAAACAGGACATTCTCGATCAGGTACCAGACGCCAAACTCGACATCATGGCGCTGGACCTGGCCAGTCAGAAATCCATTCAATTGTTTGCCGCGCGTTTCAAGCAAAGCTACCCACGGCTGGATATCCTGATGAATAACGCCGGCCTGATGGCGCCGCCACTGTCACACACGGAAGATGGCTTTGAGATGCAGTTTGGCACCAACCACCTGGGCCACTTTGCACTGACGGGGCTGTTGCTCGACCACCTGGAGAAGGCAGACGCACCACGCATCATCACGGTCTCCAGCGTTGCCCACAACGTCGGCAATATCTATTTCGATAATCTCAATGCCGAGAAACGGTATTCCCGCTGGTTCTTCTACGGCCAAAGCAAACTGGCCAACCTGGTGTTCGCCCGTGACTTGCACCGACGATTAAAGGCTGCAGGCTCAAAAATACAGTCGTTTGCCGTGCATCCCGGGTATTCCGATACCAATCTGCAATCCACCAGCGGCGTGAATATCTTTAATCGCTTCTTCGCCCAGCCACAGCACATGGGCTGCTACCCCAGCCTTTATGCAGCCACCTCAGATGAGGTGAGGTCTGGTGAATATTATGGTCCCAACGGCCACTTCGAGCTGGGGGGCTATCCCGCCAAGGCCCGAGTACGCAAGCGCGCCCAAAAAGCCAGGCTGTCTCAAAAACTGTGGAAGGTATCTGAAGAGATGACCGGAGTGGCGTATCTCAGTGGCCTCTGA
- a CDS encoding vWA domain-containing protein, with protein sequence MLIGFFESLRRFRVPVSLRELLDLCNALQAHVAFGSVDEFYMLSRAVMVKDEKFYDRFDQAFASYFEGLESLEPDWLSKVIPDEWLRKELEKNLSQEDFEKLQGLGSLEKILDELRKRLEEQQKRHQGGNKWVGTGGTSPFGGHGANPEGVRMTGPSRNKKAVKVWEKREFRNLDDSVELGTRNIKLALRRLRKFARTSNQEELDLDDTIRSTAANAGLLDIKMRREQENRAKVLLFFDVGGSMDPFIKICEELFSAARVEFKHMEYFYFHNFVYEYVWKDNRRRWDEKLSTWDVLHKYGSDYKVIFVGDAAMSPYEVNSVGGSVEHWNDEAGAVWFQRIMETFEKVVWLNPEPQRAWQMTTSTQWIKQLVEHNMFPLTLEGLEKAMRYLSK encoded by the coding sequence ATGCTGATTGGTTTTTTTGAAAGCCTGAGACGTTTCCGTGTTCCGGTGAGCCTGCGTGAGTTGCTCGATCTCTGCAACGCACTGCAGGCCCATGTGGCCTTTGGTTCAGTGGATGAGTTCTACATGCTCAGCCGCGCCGTGATGGTCAAGGATGAGAAATTCTACGACCGTTTTGACCAGGCATTTGCCAGCTATTTTGAAGGTCTGGAGTCCCTTGAGCCTGACTGGCTCAGCAAAGTGATACCGGACGAGTGGCTGCGCAAGGAACTCGAGAAGAACCTGAGCCAGGAAGACTTCGAGAAACTGCAGGGGCTTGGCAGCCTCGAGAAAATTCTCGATGAGCTCCGCAAGCGTCTTGAAGAGCAGCAAAAGCGCCACCAGGGCGGTAATAAATGGGTAGGTACCGGCGGTACCAGTCCGTTTGGTGGCCATGGAGCCAACCCTGAAGGCGTGCGCATGACCGGGCCCTCGCGTAACAAGAAGGCGGTCAAGGTCTGGGAAAAGCGCGAATTCCGCAATCTGGATGACTCCGTCGAACTGGGCACCCGCAACATCAAGCTGGCGCTGCGCCGGCTTCGCAAGTTTGCCCGTACCAGTAACCAGGAAGAACTGGATCTGGACGACACCATTCGATCCACTGCGGCCAATGCCGGCCTGCTTGATATCAAAATGCGTCGTGAGCAGGAAAACCGCGCCAAGGTGCTGCTGTTCTTTGATGTGGGCGGGTCCATGGATCCGTTCATCAAGATCTGTGAAGAGCTGTTCTCGGCTGCCCGGGTCGAGTTCAAGCACATGGAGTATTTCTACTTCCATAACTTCGTTTACGAATATGTGTGGAAGGATAATCGCCGCCGCTGGGACGAAAAGCTGTCCACTTGGGATGTGCTTCACAAGTATGGCAGTGACTACAAAGTGATTTTTGTGGGTGATGCTGCCATGAGTCCCTATGAGGTAAATTCCGTGGGCGGTAGCGTTGAGCACTGGAATGATGAGGCAGGTGCAGTCTGGTTCCAGCGCATCATGGAGACCTTTGAAAAGGTGGTGTGGCTGAACCCGGAACCACAACGCGCCTGGCAGATGACCACGTCCACCCAGTGGATCAAGCAGCTGGTGGAACACAATATGTTCCCGCTGACGCTGGAAGGTCTGGAAAAGGCCATGCGGTATTTGAGTAAATGA
- a CDS encoding AAA family ATPase, which produces MQFQGTDQYVATDDLKMAVNAAIALKRPLLIKGEPGTGKTLLAEQVAESLGLPLLSWNVKSTTKAQQGLYEYDAVSRLRDSQLGAEGVEDVANYLKKGKLWEAFTHEGQVVLLIDEIDKADIEFPNDLLQELDRMEFFVYETGELIKAKQRPIVIITSNNEKELPDAFLRRCFFHYINFPDAQTMQAIVDVHYPEIKKNLVTEALQIFFDLRKVPGLKKKPSTSELIDWLKLLMADDIPEDILRNRDTKSAIPPLYGALVKNESDVQLLERLAFMNRRES; this is translated from the coding sequence ATGCAGTTTCAGGGTACTGACCAATACGTCGCCACTGACGATCTTAAAATGGCGGTGAATGCAGCCATCGCGTTGAAGCGCCCCCTTCTGATCAAGGGTGAGCCGGGTACTGGCAAGACCTTGCTGGCTGAGCAGGTGGCGGAGTCCCTTGGTTTGCCGCTGCTTTCCTGGAACGTGAAGTCCACTACCAAGGCCCAGCAAGGCCTTTACGAGTACGATGCTGTTTCCCGTCTTCGTGATTCCCAGCTGGGGGCAGAAGGCGTGGAGGATGTGGCTAACTACCTGAAGAAAGGCAAGCTGTGGGAAGCGTTTACCCACGAAGGCCAGGTGGTACTGCTGATCGACGAAATCGACAAGGCGGATATCGAGTTCCCCAACGATCTGCTCCAGGAGCTGGATCGCATGGAGTTCTTCGTCTACGAGACGGGTGAGCTGATCAAAGCTAAGCAGCGTCCCATCGTGATCATCACTTCCAATAATGAGAAAGAGCTGCCGGACGCCTTCCTTCGTCGCTGCTTCTTCCATTACATCAACTTCCCTGATGCACAGACCATGCAGGCCATCGTTGATGTGCATTACCCCGAGATCAAGAAGAACCTGGTCACTGAGGCCCTGCAAATCTTCTTCGACCTGCGCAAGGTGCCCGGACTGAAGAAGAAACCTTCCACCAGCGAGTTGATTGACTGGCTGAAGCTCTTGATGGCCGATGATATTCCTGAGGATATTCTTCGCAATCGTGATACCAAGAGTGCCATTCCGCCGCTTTATGGTGCACTGGTGAAGAACGAGTCTGACGTTCAGTTGTTGGAACGTCTTGCCTTCATGAACCGTCGCGAAAGCTGA
- a CDS encoding 16S rRNA (uracil(1498)-N(3))-methyltransferase gives MNLLLLTPEQHLGNDRWLLSDRQANHVLKVLKLIEGDQVRAGIFQGGMGIAHIESINNNRIEVLFKVEHQSPSPLGLSVLLALPRPKMLKRILIDATSLGIKQIVLINSWKVDKSYWQTPNLKAELLHEKMLLGLEQARDTTLPTLTLAPRFRPFVEDELDGWAGNSQRILAHPGNYPVMPHSLTGPVTLAIGPEGGWTDYEIEMLGKQGFQCHSFGSRILRVETALPALVGRLMQLP, from the coding sequence ATGAACCTGTTACTCCTCACCCCGGAACAACATCTTGGCAATGACCGCTGGCTGCTCAGCGACCGTCAGGCCAACCATGTGCTAAAGGTGCTGAAGCTCATCGAGGGAGATCAGGTCAGGGCTGGCATTTTTCAGGGCGGGATGGGAATAGCCCACATAGAGTCCATTAATAACAACAGGATAGAAGTTCTATTTAAAGTAGAACATCAATCCCCCTCACCTCTTGGGCTCTCTGTTCTTCTTGCCCTGCCCCGCCCCAAGATGCTCAAACGCATTCTCATCGACGCCACCAGCCTGGGCATCAAGCAGATCGTCTTGATCAACAGCTGGAAAGTGGACAAGAGCTACTGGCAGACCCCGAACCTCAAGGCCGAATTACTCCACGAAAAGATGCTGCTGGGGCTCGAACAGGCTAGAGATACGACGCTGCCAACGCTCACCCTGGCACCCCGCTTTCGCCCCTTTGTAGAAGACGAGCTGGATGGTTGGGCCGGAAACAGCCAGCGAATTCTGGCTCACCCAGGCAATTACCCGGTCATGCCCCACAGCCTCACAGGCCCTGTGACATTGGCCATCGGACCTGAAGGTGGCTGGACGGATTATGAAATCGAGATGCTCGGCAAGCAGGGATTCCAGTGTCACAGCTTTGGCTCGCGCATTCTGCGCGTGGAGACTGCCCTTCCCGCTCTTGTCGGCCGTCTGATGCAGCTACCCTGA
- the rluB gene encoding 23S rRNA pseudouridine(2605) synthase RluB yields MTETEKLQKVLARAGLGSRRELETWIEAGRVSVNGNIATLGDRVGPEDLIRVDGRTIKVKAEEDIVQRVIMYHKPPGEVCSRNDPEGRPTVFDNLPRLNGLRWVQVGRLDISTTGMLLFTTDGELAHRLMHPSNGFVREYAVRVRGELTPEKRQAMLDGVLLEDGVSKFESIDDAGGAEEGANHWYKVTLVGGKYREVRRLFQSQDLDVARLMRIRFGDLRLPPQLRQGRWMELDPEQIQGLIDRVELKGKKYTGLYGRARLRHQRGSKPPRKARRGPYRR; encoded by the coding sequence ATGACTGAAACTGAAAAGTTACAAAAGGTTCTGGCCCGTGCCGGGCTGGGCTCTCGTCGTGAGCTGGAAACCTGGATTGAAGCAGGTCGGGTATCAGTTAACGGCAACATCGCTACCCTGGGTGACCGGGTTGGCCCTGAAGATTTGATTCGAGTAGACGGCAGGACCATTAAAGTGAAGGCTGAAGAAGACATCGTGCAGCGCGTGATCATGTACCACAAGCCTCCGGGCGAGGTGTGCTCGCGTAATGATCCTGAGGGTCGCCCCACGGTGTTCGATAACCTCCCTCGGTTGAATGGACTGCGCTGGGTTCAGGTGGGCCGTCTCGATATCAGCACCACTGGCATGCTGTTGTTTACCACTGACGGTGAGCTGGCGCATCGCCTTATGCACCCCTCCAATGGCTTTGTCCGTGAGTACGCGGTGCGCGTTCGCGGTGAGCTGACTCCGGAGAAGCGTCAGGCCATGCTCGATGGTGTACTGCTCGAGGATGGCGTTTCCAAGTTCGAAAGCATTGATGACGCCGGTGGTGCGGAAGAGGGCGCCAACCACTGGTACAAGGTCACCCTGGTGGGCGGCAAGTACCGTGAAGTGCGCCGTTTGTTCCAGTCCCAGGATCTGGATGTGGCCCGTCTGATGCGGATCCGTTTTGGTGACCTTCGTCTGCCGCCGCAATTGCGTCAGGGACGCTGGATGGAGCTGGATCCGGAGCAGATTCAAGGCCTGATCGATCGCGTAGAGCTGAAAGGCAAGAAGTACACAGGGCTTTATGGTCGTGCCCGCCTGCGTCACCAGCGTGGCAGCAAACCGCCGCGCAAGGCCCGCCGTGGTCCGTATCGGCGCTAG